One genomic window of Vibrio natriegens NBRC 15636 = ATCC 14048 = DSM 759 includes the following:
- the pdxY gene encoding pyridoxal kinase PdxY produces the protein MQGILSIQSHVSFGHAGNSSAVFPMQRMGFEVWPIHTVQFSNHTQYAEGWTGRAFSADDISELVRGLGNIGALEKCQAVLTGYQGSAEQCLAVEQTVTQVKSKNPDALYVCDPVMGAPDKGCIVAPGIAENLLTRLMPMADVIVPNQFELSQFAEMEIHTLEEAITACQRALAKGPKVVLVKHLYCLDNGSFNMLLATQDGIYLAKRPHFEFAKQPVGVGDLISAIFTAGLLKGWSPKQAFQHCHDACYGVLSATFHAGEWELQTIAAQQEFVEPAKHFSIEEVALATV, from the coding sequence ATGCAGGGTATCCTCTCTATACAATCACACGTTTCTTTTGGTCATGCCGGTAACAGCAGCGCTGTCTTTCCGATGCAGCGTATGGGTTTTGAAGTGTGGCCTATTCATACCGTGCAGTTTTCCAATCACACCCAATATGCAGAGGGTTGGACAGGTCGAGCGTTCTCAGCCGATGACATCAGTGAGCTTGTTCGTGGTTTAGGTAACATTGGCGCTCTGGAAAAATGCCAGGCGGTATTAACTGGTTACCAAGGAAGTGCAGAACAGTGCCTCGCAGTGGAACAGACGGTCACTCAAGTTAAGAGTAAGAATCCAGACGCACTTTATGTATGTGACCCAGTGATGGGCGCGCCTGATAAAGGCTGTATCGTTGCTCCGGGGATTGCTGAAAACCTGTTAACGCGTCTGATGCCAATGGCTGATGTGATTGTGCCAAATCAGTTCGAACTCAGCCAGTTTGCAGAAATGGAAATTCATACGTTGGAAGAGGCTATTACCGCCTGTCAGCGAGCGTTAGCGAAAGGCCCGAAAGTGGTATTGGTCAAACACCTTTACTGTCTGGATAACGGCAGCTTCAACATGCTACTGGCTACGCAAGATGGTATTTATCTGGCAAAACGCCCGCATTTTGAATTTGCCAAACAACCAGTTGGTGTGGGTGATCTTATCTCAGCGATTTTTACTGCTGGGCTACTCAAGGGCTGGAGCCCGAAACAGGCTTTCCAGCACTGTCATGATGCATGTTATGGCGTACTAAGTGCAACTTTCCATGCTGGTGAGTGGGAATTACAAACTATCGCCGCTCAGCAAGAGTTTGTCGAGCCAGCTAAACATTTCTCAATTGAAGAAGTGGCCTTAGCCACTGTGTAA